The following proteins come from a genomic window of Paenibacillus spongiae:
- a CDS encoding carbohydrate ABC transporter permease, with amino-acid sequence MINVKKSPGDKIIDAVLYLLMTVIILVTLYPFWTQVVISLDGSGAKSAAYSSGLVLFPKEISFGSYSLAFQYDALWSGYWNTIVRTVLGVILAVTFTSITAYPLAKKDLPYNRVFTGIILFTMLFGGGLIPTYLLIKELGMYNTVWALVVPGMISAFNVLIIRNFFRAIPEELEESARVDGAGYSRIFIQIVLPLSKPVLATIALWVGVGHWNAWFDSMIYISDPDNQVLQMVLRKIIIENNTTDLTVLMQNLSNQSDFSGRQLQSTIIMFSIIPMLLIYPFIQKYFVKGVMIGAVKG; translated from the coding sequence GTGATTAACGTAAAAAAATCGCCGGGAGACAAAATCATTGATGCCGTATTGTATCTTCTGATGACTGTGATCATACTGGTGACGTTGTATCCATTTTGGACGCAAGTGGTCATTTCGCTCGATGGTTCGGGAGCGAAAAGCGCGGCGTATTCATCCGGTTTGGTTCTGTTTCCCAAAGAGATCTCTTTCGGAAGCTACTCGCTTGCCTTTCAATACGATGCGTTGTGGAGCGGCTATTGGAACACCATCGTACGTACAGTGCTAGGCGTCATTTTGGCGGTGACCTTCACCTCTATTACGGCATATCCGCTAGCCAAGAAGGATTTACCTTATAATCGGGTCTTTACCGGAATCATCTTATTTACCATGCTGTTTGGCGGCGGGTTAATTCCGACTTACTTGTTGATTAAAGAGCTCGGCATGTATAACACGGTATGGGCACTGGTCGTTCCGGGCATGATCAGCGCATTCAACGTCTTGATCATCCGCAATTTCTTCCGGGCGATTCCAGAGGAATTGGAGGAGTCGGCCCGGGTGGATGGCGCCGGTTATAGCCGGATTTTCATCCAAATCGTGCTTCCATTATCGAAGCCGGTTCTGGCAACGATTGCCTTGTGGGTAGGGGTAGGACACTGGAACGCCTGGTTCGACAGCATGATCTATATTTCCGATCCCGATAATCAAGTGCTGCAGATGGTGCTTCGAAAAATCATTATCGAGAACAATACGACGGACTTGACGGTATTGATGCAGAACCTGTCGAACCAATCGGATTTCTCGGGCAGGCAGCTGCAGTCGACCATCATTATGTTCTCGATTATTCCGATGCTTCTTATTTATCCGTTTATCCAGAAATACTTTGTTAAAGGTGTTATGATTGGCGCTGTTAAAGGGTGA
- a CDS encoding phosphotransferase yields MYTQPLALRSVLDPKYLTHCLSSHYDIGAWREVLFWLRGLNDTYRVRTSKGYYILRIYRHGIHESDVSYELALLKQLQAILRSERTNVAEPIDKIDRSGYTVLDAPEGKRIAVMFRFIDGTENGLVDEKACHAFGQSAAELHAAMDQVMLNQRRNDLDTRFLIDQPLERIMNYIGEKSEAAPFLQQFAHQLKERIIDASHQGLDWGICHGDMHGNNNAFQEGALFTHYDFEWAAKGWRAYDLAQVKARKRQTADNKEVLWQAILSGYRSVRDLSAQDESAIDLFIAARRLWVMSLDVAFIPNDMGALDYAEDWLSGFMDEFRNIILV; encoded by the coding sequence ATGTACACACAACCATTAGCTTTACGATCCGTGCTGGATCCCAAATATTTAACGCACTGTTTAAGCAGTCATTATGATATCGGAGCGTGGAGAGAAGTCTTATTCTGGCTGCGGGGACTAAATGATACTTATCGGGTAAGAACCTCTAAAGGATATTATATCCTTCGCATCTATCGTCACGGTATTCATGAAAGCGACGTATCGTATGAGCTGGCCTTATTGAAACAACTGCAAGCGATCCTGAGATCCGAACGCACCAATGTCGCCGAGCCAATCGACAAGATCGATCGCAGCGGCTATACCGTTCTAGATGCGCCAGAAGGAAAACGGATCGCCGTTATGTTCCGATTTATTGATGGAACAGAGAATGGTCTCGTGGATGAGAAGGCTTGTCATGCATTCGGTCAGTCTGCCGCTGAACTGCATGCCGCAATGGATCAAGTGATGCTGAACCAGCGCCGGAACGATTTGGATACCCGGTTTCTTATCGATCAACCGTTGGAACGGATTATGAACTACATAGGTGAGAAAAGCGAAGCGGCGCCATTTTTGCAGCAATTTGCGCATCAATTGAAGGAGCGTATCATCGATGCATCCCATCAAGGGTTGGATTGGGGAATATGTCATGGCGACATGCATGGGAATAATAATGCCTTCCAAGAAGGCGCCCTGTTCACCCATTACGACTTCGAGTGGGCGGCGAAAGGCTGGCGTGCCTATGACTTGGCGCAAGTGAAGGCAAGAAAGCGGCAAACGGCCGATAATAAGGAAGTACTGTGGCAGGCGATTCTATCGGGTTATCGCTCGGTTCGAGATCTCTCAGCTCAAGACGAATCGGCGATTGATTTATTTATAGCTGCCCGAAGATTATGGGTAATGAGTCTTGATGTCGCATTCATTCCTAATGATATGGGAGCTCTTGATTACGCCGAAGATTGGCTAAGCGGTTTTATGGATGAATTTCGCAACATTATCCTTGTATAA
- a CDS encoding cache domain-containing sensor histidine kinase — MKNMLYRWINRIRLKQKLFLSYLIVIIIPITVLGIYNYWQSKQLLGVQAEQSLERSADTIAQNMNFKLEQYRNTANIILYNSAIQKIVSTTYLDYVNLRWDLDQYLYQQFKMIVALNKEIVHLTIYTEADIPESGTALVSATRVANEAWYKQAVGHSAPVWGWDSGHVYLASPFPSLMVNGKNNVLYMNIDYDQFFAPISQLTSDLGIIVADTAGEIIYSNQGQIDDRLGMADMKEQDIIKSDGGTSLIGGQRMLVVKNAISQGNWFMYTYVPVSQVSPDAGNIIKATLIVIGLCLLLLIGIILLLSNTMIKRIHLLLTWMKRVEQGELNLQIKTTSTDEIGDLTVRFGNMLHRLNNLIQEVYANTIVQKEAELRALQAQISPHFLYNTLSFINWRALRSDEHEISHVVTSLSKFYRTVLNKGDQIIAVKDEIDNIKSYLDIVRMMKDNSFDVIYEIDERIYSYRMINFILQPLVENAIQHGIEKDDSDKGILRITASLEQDTILFTVEDNGVGIPEEIIGELLTAQSSGYGLKNVNERIQLKFGSEYGIEISSQIGKGTVMKVVIPRITR, encoded by the coding sequence ATGAAAAACATGCTGTATCGATGGATCAACCGGATCCGGTTGAAGCAGAAGCTGTTCCTGTCCTATTTAATCGTCATTATCATTCCCATTACGGTGCTGGGCATCTATAATTACTGGCAGTCCAAGCAGCTGCTTGGCGTTCAAGCCGAACAGTCACTGGAACGCAGCGCGGATACGATCGCCCAGAATATGAACTTCAAGCTGGAGCAGTATAGGAATACCGCCAACATTATTTTGTATAACAGCGCCATTCAAAAAATTGTAAGCACGACGTACCTCGATTATGTCAATTTGCGATGGGATTTGGACCAGTATTTATACCAGCAGTTCAAGATGATCGTTGCTTTGAACAAAGAAATCGTGCATCTTACGATTTATACAGAAGCGGATATACCGGAATCCGGAACAGCGCTTGTGTCAGCCACGCGTGTTGCCAACGAAGCCTGGTACAAGCAAGCGGTCGGCCATTCGGCGCCGGTATGGGGGTGGGATTCCGGTCATGTTTACCTGGCTAGTCCATTCCCAAGCTTAATGGTCAATGGGAAGAACAACGTATTATACATGAATATTGACTATGACCAATTCTTCGCTCCCATCAGCCAGCTAACGAGTGATTTAGGAATTATCGTGGCTGATACTGCCGGGGAAATCATCTATTCGAATCAGGGGCAAATCGATGACCGGCTAGGCATGGCTGATATGAAAGAGCAAGATATCATCAAGTCCGATGGAGGCACATCCTTGATCGGCGGCCAACGTATGCTTGTCGTGAAGAATGCCATCTCTCAGGGCAATTGGTTCATGTACACTTACGTACCCGTGAGCCAGGTTTCTCCCGACGCCGGCAACATCATCAAGGCGACGCTAATCGTAATCGGACTTTGCCTATTGCTTCTGATCGGCATTATATTACTTTTATCCAACACGATGATTAAGCGCATTCATCTCCTGCTGACCTGGATGAAACGGGTGGAACAGGGCGAGCTTAACTTGCAAATCAAAACCACATCGACCGACGAGATCGGAGATCTGACAGTTCGTTTCGGCAATATGCTGCATCGTCTGAACAATCTGATTCAGGAAGTATACGCCAATACGATCGTCCAGAAGGAAGCGGAGCTGCGGGCGCTGCAAGCGCAAATCAGTCCTCACTTTCTCTATAATACGTTATCCTTTATCAACTGGAGGGCGCTAAGAAGCGACGAACATGAAATCAGTCATGTCGTCACCTCCCTGTCCAAATTTTATCGGACGGTATTGAATAAAGGGGATCAAATCATTGCGGTGAAGGATGAGATCGACAACATCAAATCTTACCTGGACATCGTCCGGATGATGAAGGATAACAGCTTCGACGTCATCTATGAAATTGATGAGCGGATCTATTCCTACCGGATGATCAACTTCATCCTGCAGCCGCTCGTCGAGAATGCGATTCAACATGGCATCGAGAAAGATGATTCGGACAAAGGGATACTGAGAATTACGGCTTCGCTGGAGCAGGACACGATCCTGTTCACGGTAGAGGATAACGGAGTCGGAATTCCGGAGGAAATCATCGGAGAGCTATTAACAGCACAAAGCTCCGGTTATGGATTGAAGAATGTAAACGAACGCATTCAATTGAAATTCGGTTCGGAATACGGCATCGAAATTAGCAGTCAAATCGGGAAAGGCACGGTCATGAAGGTTGTCATTCCGCGCATTACCCGATAG
- a CDS encoding ABC transporter ATP-binding protein, which translates to MNEQEALDGTQFFRLIMKHKPSNLLLIGAVVLGLGETLLSLIIPLLTMNMVEQLTASSLKAMTIVLLGAVFLLQTAMAGFSVYTMSYVGQYVVAGLRRETWERVLKLPVSFFDRNSSGETMSRVTNDTNVIKDFITGHVISFVSGIVSVIGGIVLLITIDWKMTLFMLIAVPIALLVLWPLGAKMFKVSRSMQDETALFQGDLGRVLSDIRLVKASLAEKVEQRQGDKRISSLFTFGLREAKYVAIVTPIMMSIMLLILVLLIGYGGVRVAQGSLSGGELVAIILYMFQIVVPFTQMASFFTQFQKARGASERIQQLLNELPEQSEVQLFDKINTAKGHSDESAAQPLIFDHVSFGYSIDRPLLYGLSFRAEAGQMTAFVGPSGTGKTTLFSLIERFYEPTSGAIRYGNKQIADLSLDEWRQRIAYVSQESPMMSGTLRYNLTYGLAVVDEELMKRAVDQANLTAFVESLPDGYETEVGERGIMLSGGQRQRFAIARAILRDPDILLLDEATAHLDSESEQLVQEALQELMKGRTTLVIAHRLSTIRGADKIIVLEKGEVSGQGTHAELIESHSLYNKLVQLQLITDYHLQKEGA; encoded by the coding sequence ATGAACGAGCAAGAAGCTTTGGATGGAACCCAGTTCTTTCGCCTGATTATGAAGCATAAACCGTCCAACCTGCTGCTGATCGGAGCGGTCGTCCTCGGGCTTGGAGAGACGCTTCTCTCGTTGATCATTCCGCTGCTAACGATGAATATGGTCGAGCAGCTGACGGCCTCGAGTCTGAAAGCGATGACGATCGTTCTGCTTGGCGCCGTATTTCTGCTCCAGACAGCGATGGCCGGCTTCTCCGTCTATACGATGTCGTATGTGGGACAATATGTTGTGGCCGGCTTGCGCCGGGAAACTTGGGAGAGGGTGCTGAAGCTGCCGGTATCCTTCTTCGACCGGAATTCATCGGGTGAAACCATGAGCCGTGTTACGAATGATACGAACGTCATCAAGGATTTCATTACAGGCCATGTGATTTCGTTCGTGAGCGGGATCGTATCGGTCATCGGGGGAATCGTGCTTCTGATCACCATCGATTGGAAAATGACGCTGTTCATGCTGATCGCCGTCCCGATCGCCTTGCTCGTATTGTGGCCGCTCGGTGCCAAGATGTTCAAGGTATCGCGCTCCATGCAGGATGAAACGGCCTTGTTCCAAGGAGACCTCGGGCGAGTTCTCTCCGACATCCGGCTCGTGAAGGCATCGCTCGCCGAGAAAGTAGAGCAGCGTCAGGGGGACAAACGAATTTCCAGCCTGTTTACGTTCGGCCTTCGTGAAGCTAAGTATGTCGCGATCGTCACGCCGATCATGATGAGCATCATGCTGCTTATCCTTGTATTGCTGATCGGATACGGCGGCGTGCGGGTTGCGCAGGGCTCGCTCAGCGGCGGCGAGCTTGTCGCAATCATATTATACATGTTCCAGATCGTCGTTCCATTCACCCAAATGGCCTCATTCTTCACGCAATTCCAGAAGGCGAGAGGCGCTTCGGAGCGCATTCAACAGCTGCTGAATGAATTGCCGGAGCAATCGGAGGTGCAGTTATTCGATAAGATTAATACAGCGAAGGGTCATTCCGATGAGTCCGCGGCGCAGCCGCTAATCTTCGATCATGTTAGCTTCGGTTACAGTATAGACCGGCCATTGCTGTATGGACTTTCCTTCCGTGCAGAGGCCGGACAAATGACCGCCTTCGTCGGACCGAGCGGAACGGGAAAGACGACGTTATTCTCCTTGATTGAGCGTTTCTACGAGCCGACATCTGGAGCGATTCGGTATGGCAATAAGCAGATTGCCGACTTATCGCTGGACGAATGGCGCCAGCGGATTGCTTATGTATCGCAGGAAAGTCCGATGATGTCCGGTACGCTCCGCTACAATTTGACTTATGGTCTTGCCGTAGTGGACGAGGAGCTGATGAAGCGGGCGGTCGACCAAGCCAATTTGACCGCATTCGTGGAGTCATTGCCTGATGGCTATGAAACGGAGGTGGGAGAGAGAGGCATTATGCTGTCCGGCGGCCAACGGCAGCGGTTTGCCATCGCGAGAGCGATATTGCGGGATCCGGATATACTGCTGCTGGATGAAGCAACGGCCCATCTGGACAGCGAGTCTGAGCAGCTCGTGCAAGAGGCGCTTCAAGAGCTGATGAAGGGACGAACAACCTTGGTTATTGCCCATCGGCTCTCGACCATACGCGGAGCAGATAAGATTATCGTGCTGGAGAAGGGGGAGGTAAGCGGACAAGGCACACATGCCGAGCTGATCGAATCCCACTCTCTATATAATAAGCTTGTGCAGCTGCAGCTTATTACGGATTACCATCTGCAGAAAGAAGGAGCCTAG
- a CDS encoding MerR family transcriptional regulator, with amino-acid sequence MEKEKGKQSKLYSIGAFAKLTGVTERTLRYYDRQGLLKPSIRNEYGHRFYTNHDLFLLQKILTLKFLDFSLDDITDYLNKPGEQFQQTLASQLELLLKKRQQLNKVIDTIERMQYMMQDAGTVDSDLLLVFMHAIQHEEVQKEYLSGQLPSSLIDAIYMEGKEEERLEIERTIAANIVKLKQFCKDGRDAKDEEVLACGWQLLSIVEKIVGPSMEEMTEQQLEQLEMGDALDPVLFPNAFTPEEEAYFKELFDYMETLKKQEEAGGRGGNNE; translated from the coding sequence ATGGAGAAAGAGAAGGGAAAGCAGAGTAAGCTGTATTCGATCGGTGCATTCGCAAAGCTGACAGGCGTTACGGAACGGACGCTGCGTTATTATGACCGACAGGGGCTGTTGAAGCCTTCCATCCGGAATGAATATGGGCATCGCTTCTACACGAATCATGATTTATTTCTGCTGCAAAAGATATTGACGCTTAAATTTTTAGATTTTTCACTGGACGATATAACCGACTATCTGAATAAACCGGGCGAACAGTTTCAGCAGACGCTGGCGTCCCAACTCGAGCTGCTGTTGAAGAAACGCCAGCAGTTGAATAAAGTCATCGATACGATTGAGCGCATGCAGTATATGATGCAGGATGCAGGAACGGTGGACAGCGACCTATTGCTCGTCTTTATGCACGCGATCCAGCATGAGGAGGTACAGAAGGAATATCTGTCCGGACAGCTGCCCAGCTCTCTTATTGATGCGATCTATATGGAGGGGAAGGAAGAAGAGCGTCTGGAGATTGAGCGTACCATTGCGGCCAATATCGTGAAACTGAAGCAATTCTGCAAGGATGGCAGGGATGCGAAGGATGAAGAGGTACTGGCCTGTGGCTGGCAGCTGCTGTCGATTGTAGAGAAAATCGTCGGCCCCTCGATGGAAGAGATGACTGAGCAGCAGCTGGAGCAGCTTGAGATGGGGGATGCGCTCGATCCCGTATTATTCCCGAATGCGTTCACGCCGGAGGAAGAGGCATACTTCAAGGAACTGTTCGATTACATGGAAACGTTGAAGAAACAGGAAGAGGCGGGTGGTCGCGGTGGAAACAACGAATGA
- a CDS encoding response regulator transcription factor, producing the protein MCKILIVDDEKFEREGVKFLIDKYNLDLEVYEADSGEKALAYMQHNPVEILFTDIRMKGMDGLQLAEQVREMKLPVKVIFMSAYGEFEYAKRAIDLKAIHYILKPVEVSEFLKVVSEVIEMVEQERKDKEEQERVQEIYGKGLRYERKIIFSQLLHGGNHDAEDEQVEPSGPAFKFTGSKPVRMMMLDTRERFFDLTGSEFDACLADLLDRPFDAVNLNECQSLLFIEVSEGESDYDLESLGNRLIQWFKETYIRDVYIVCSGHIQHVGQIRDVYNEFESILECKFFNEQGIFMFTGSALSDDGSSIDVEQLLDEIRNDVERNEYSSVRTRFERLYDSLQGGRQVSSIYLKYICMEIVKSMYGASSRKDANSFKNNVQLIYNTNKLSDLIKIMISVIDNSEFTDKNAPDSIRKVIDDVTKLIRSEYHRDLSVEEIAEKVYLSPNYLSHLFKKHSGVSIIKFITSTRMEKAKQLLTQTNKKVADISEETGYSNVAYFCTLFKTYHGKTPTQFREDLGV; encoded by the coding sequence ATGTGCAAAATACTCATTGTGGACGATGAGAAGTTTGAAAGAGAAGGCGTGAAATTCCTCATCGACAAATATAACCTGGATCTGGAGGTATATGAAGCGGATAGCGGGGAGAAGGCTCTTGCTTATATGCAGCATAATCCGGTCGAAATCCTGTTCACGGATATCCGCATGAAAGGAATGGATGGGCTGCAATTAGCCGAGCAAGTGAGGGAAATGAAGCTGCCCGTCAAGGTGATTTTCATGAGCGCCTACGGAGAGTTTGAATATGCCAAGCGGGCAATCGATTTGAAAGCGATTCATTATATATTAAAGCCTGTCGAAGTAAGCGAATTTTTGAAAGTGGTTTCAGAAGTCATTGAGATGGTTGAACAGGAACGGAAGGACAAGGAAGAGCAGGAAAGGGTCCAGGAAATTTACGGCAAGGGGCTTCGCTATGAACGAAAGATAATTTTTTCGCAGCTGCTTCACGGCGGGAACCATGATGCCGAGGATGAACAGGTAGAGCCGTCTGGACCAGCATTTAAGTTTACCGGTTCGAAGCCGGTCCGAATGATGATGCTGGATACCCGGGAACGGTTCTTCGATTTGACCGGTTCCGAATTTGACGCCTGCCTGGCAGATCTGCTCGACAGGCCATTCGACGCAGTGAACCTGAACGAATGCCAAAGTCTCTTGTTTATTGAAGTTTCGGAGGGAGAGAGCGATTACGATCTGGAGTCGCTGGGCAATCGCTTGATCCAATGGTTCAAGGAAACCTACATCCGAGACGTATATATTGTGTGCAGCGGCCACATTCAACATGTCGGGCAAATACGCGATGTTTATAATGAATTCGAATCGATCCTGGAATGTAAGTTCTTCAATGAGCAAGGGATCTTCATGTTTACCGGCAGCGCATTGTCGGATGACGGCAGTTCAATCGATGTGGAGCAATTGTTGGATGAAATCAGGAATGACGTGGAGAGGAATGAATATAGTTCCGTTCGGACACGATTTGAACGGTTGTATGACAGCTTGCAGGGGGGTAGACAAGTATCTTCAATATACTTGAAATACATCTGCATGGAAATCGTGAAAAGCATGTACGGCGCTTCATCGAGGAAAGACGCGAACAGCTTCAAGAATAACGTGCAATTAATCTACAATACGAATAAATTAAGCGATTTGATTAAAATTATGATTTCGGTGATCGACAATAGCGAATTTACGGACAAGAACGCTCCGGATTCGATACGCAAAGTGATCGATGACGTTACGAAGCTGATCAGAAGTGAGTACCATCGGGATCTGTCGGTCGAGGAGATTGCCGAGAAGGTTTATTTATCCCCTAATTACTTGAGTCATTTGTTCAAGAAGCATAGCGGCGTAAGCATTATTAAGTTCATTACGTCGACACGGATGGAGAAAGCCAAGCAGCTGCTGACCCAAACGAATAAGAAGGTCGCCGACATTAGCGAAGAAACAGGCTACAGCAATGTGGCTTACTTCTGCACCTTGTTCAAGACGTATCACGGCAAGACGCCGACTCAGTTCAGAGAAGATCTTGGCGTATGA
- a CDS encoding ABC transporter permease, producing MNEIVFKRDRKKWKQYRVLFIMLIPGMIYYLIFHYIPMYGVVLAFKDYRLLEGIMASPWVGFQHFESLFSDPYFYSVLKNTIIISFYKLIFGFPIPILFALLLSEIMSTKFKKVVQTVSYLPHFISWVVFAGIFFTIFSLEGPINSIVQAFGGDAVLFLADDRYFRTILVITSIYQGFGWGSIIYFAAISNIDSQLYEAAIIDGAGRFKRMFYISIPMLLPVISIMLILSMSGVLDAGFDQIFNMYNTQVYSVADIIDTYVYRQGLVEMNYSTATAVGLFKSLVALILIIVVNSIVKLMGQKDHALW from the coding sequence TTGAATGAGATCGTTTTCAAGCGTGACCGAAAGAAATGGAAGCAATATCGCGTACTGTTTATCATGCTGATTCCCGGAATGATTTATTATCTGATCTTTCATTACATTCCGATGTACGGTGTGGTCCTGGCTTTTAAGGACTACCGATTGCTGGAAGGGATTATGGCGAGTCCATGGGTCGGGTTCCAACATTTCGAGAGCCTCTTCTCGGATCCGTATTTCTACTCCGTTCTGAAGAACACGATCATTATCAGTTTCTACAAACTTATTTTCGGATTCCCGATACCGATCCTGTTCGCCTTATTATTGAGTGAAATTATGAGTACGAAATTCAAGAAAGTCGTGCAAACGGTTTCTTATTTGCCGCACTTTATTTCATGGGTCGTATTCGCAGGCATATTCTTCACGATCTTTTCCTTGGAAGGACCGATTAACTCGATTGTTCAAGCGTTTGGCGGCGATGCGGTTCTGTTCTTGGCCGATGACCGGTACTTCAGGACGATCCTCGTCATCACCAGCATCTATCAAGGATTCGGCTGGGGCTCGATCATTTATTTCGCGGCCATCTCCAATATCGACTCGCAATTATATGAAGCAGCTATTATTGACGGAGCAGGAAGGTTCAAACGGATGTTCTATATTTCGATTCCGATGCTGCTCCCGGTCATATCCATTATGCTGATTCTATCGATGTCAGGCGTTCTGGATGCCGGCTTCGACCAAATCTTTAACATGTACAACACGCAAGTCTACAGCGTTGCGGACATCATTGACACGTATGTTTACCGCCAAGGGCTGGTGGAGATGAATTACAGTACGGCTACGGCGGTCGGGCTGTTCAAATCGCTGGTCGCTCTGATCCTCATAATCGTTGTCAACAGTATCGTGAAGCTGATGGGACAAAAAGATCATGCTTTGTGGTAG
- a CDS encoding class I SAM-dependent methyltransferase has product MKQNKYDDPGFFRNYSQMPRSTGGLNAAGEWPAFRALFPDLRDKNVLDLGCGFGWHSRYASEQQARSVLGVDLSANMITRARELTDDAAIEYRQLAIEDIDFAAGQFDVVISSLALHYVESFDSICRKIHHCLTPRGNFVFSVEHPIFTALAAQDWYYGPQGERLHWPVDNYQDEGLRQARFLDNDVIKYHRTIETYMNALIDAGFRIVKVSEPEPTEEAVVQYPEMKDEARRPIFLLIAAVKE; this is encoded by the coding sequence ATGAAACAGAATAAATATGACGATCCCGGCTTCTTCAGAAATTACAGCCAGATGCCGCGTTCAACCGGCGGATTGAATGCAGCCGGGGAATGGCCTGCCTTCCGTGCGCTATTTCCCGACCTGCGCGACAAGAATGTGCTTGATCTTGGCTGCGGCTTCGGCTGGCATAGCCGGTATGCCAGCGAGCAGCAGGCCAGATCGGTTCTTGGAGTCGATCTCTCTGCGAATATGATTACGCGTGCAAGGGAGCTTACAGACGATGCCGCGATCGAATACCGTCAGCTTGCGATCGAAGACATCGACTTTGCCGCCGGACAATTCGACGTGGTGATCAGTTCGCTTGCACTACATTATGTTGAGAGCTTCGATAGCATCTGCCGCAAGATTCATCACTGCCTAACCCCAAGGGGAAACTTCGTGTTTTCGGTTGAACATCCGATCTTCACCGCGCTTGCCGCACAGGATTGGTATTACGGACCACAGGGCGAGCGTTTGCATTGGCCCGTCGACAATTATCAGGATGAAGGCTTGCGGCAGGCGAGGTTTCTTGACAACGACGTCATCAAATATCACCGTACCATCGAAACCTATATGAATGCGTTAATTGACGCCGGCTTCCGGATCGTCAAGGTATCCGAGCCAGAGCCGACCGAAGAAGCGGTGGTCCAGTATCCCGAGATGAAGGACGAAGCACGCCGTCCGATTTTTCTCTTGATCGCTGCGGTCAAGGAATAA